DNA from Methanooceanicella nereidis:
TGAAAAGCTCTTTAATGCCCTCGCTGACCAGGGCGTCATAAAGAATGATGTCGGCTTCTTTTAAGATACGTTCCGCCTTTCTGGTCAATAGCTCTGGGTCTCCCGGACCCGCGCCGATCAGGTACACCTTGCCTGTTTTAGTTACACTGTTCATCGGTAACGCCTCTTAGCTCTTTCTTGGCAGCATCCACCAGCGCCTTACCGCCCGCAAGCGACAGCCGCTCGGCGATGCGAGCCGCATGCTCCTCGTATCCTTCAACCGGGATGGTATCCCTGACACGGACCTGCTGGCTTCCGTCAAGCGACAATACCTCGCATATAACGTCCAGCTCATCCCCGACCATGCACGCGTATGCGCCCATAGGGACCACACATCCGCCTTCCAGCCTCGAGATGATGATACGCTCGACCTGCGTCTCTATCCAGGTCTCCATATGGTTGAGCTTTCTGGCGGCGAAAAACGCGTCCGTGTCTTTCTTCGTCACGATGGCAATCACGCCCTGGTTGGCTGACGGCACGAATGTGTAAGGGTCAAGACGCTCCACAGGGATGCTCATGTCCAGCCTTATAAGGCCCGCCTCCGCCAGCATGATGGCATCGTATTCGCCTTCGTTCAGCTTCCTCAGGCGCGTGTCAACGTTGCCGCGGATGTTCTTTGTGAGCAAATGAGGATAATGCCTTTTTATCTGGGCTGATCTCCTTGTGCTCGAAGTGCCCACTATGGAGCCTTCGCCAAGCTCCGAGAGCTTTCTGCCGTCTCGCGTTATGACAACGTCAAGGGCGGATTCTCTGGGGAGTACTGCGGCAAGCACCAGCCCTTCGGGACGCTTTGTCGGGACGTCCTTGAGGCTGTGGACCGCAAGATCGATGTCTCCCTTTATCAGGTGATCGTCGATCTCCCTTACAAAAGCTCCAAAGCCCCCTTTGATGGCGTGAAGCGGCCTGTCGACCTGGATGTCGCCCGAGGTCTTTATAGTGGCAGGTTCTGCGTCAACGCCCGCTTCTTTTAAAAGGCGGCATACCTTTTCGGCCTGCGCCATCGCGAGTTTGCTTCCCCGGGTACCAACCCTCATTTTATGGCTCCCAGAGACTTCTTGAATGCGAACACGGTCCTCTCAAGGTCTTCCTTCGTATGTGCATATGAGAGGAAATTGGTCTCGAACTGGGACGGCGGCATGAACACGCCATTCTCCAGCATATGCCTCCAGAACTCCATGAATTTGGCTTTGTCGCATTTGAGCGCGTCCGTATAGTTCTCGGGCTGCGGGCCGAAGAATATCTGGAACATGGACGATATGCCAGAGACCGTATAATCGAGCTTCATGGACCTTACGACGTCCGTCAGCGACTGCCACATGGCCTTGCCCATCTCGTTGACCTTATGATGGACCCTTTCCCTTTCAAGGAAATCCACCATTGCCATGCCGGCAGTCAGCGACATGGGATTGCCGTTGTACGTTCCGGCCTGGTAGACGCCTCCGTTCGGAGCGACCGTCTCCATGATGTCGCGCCTTCCGCCGAACACGCCTATTGGCAGGCCGCCTCCGGCGATCTTTCCGAGCGTCGTAAGATCCGGATCTATCCCGTAGTATCCCTGAGCTCCGAACATGTTGATCCTGAAGCCGGTTATGACCTCGTCGAAAATGAGCAGCGTGTCGTACTCGCGTGTTATGTTCCTCACGGCCTTTAAGTACCCGTCCTTCGGGAGTATGGGGCCCATGTTGCCCATGACCGGCTCCATGATGACACATGCGATCTCATCCTTATGCGCGGACAGTACCTCTTCCATGGCGAGCACGTCGTTGTAAGGCACCTGAAGGGTATTTTTTGCAATGTCTACCGGGACTCCTAGAGAGTCGGGCACCCCTATGGTGCTGGCACCTGAACCTGCCTTTACGAGCACCGCGTCGTGGGCTCCGTGGAAGCCGCCTTCGATCTTCACTATCTTGTCCCTTCCCGTGAAGCCTCTTGCCGCCCTTATAGCGCCCATCGTCGCTTCCGTCCCGGTATTTACGAACCTCATGACGTTCATGCTCGGATAGTACATCCTTATTTTTTTGGCGTACTGTATCTCGGTCTCGGAAGGAGTTCCGTATAGCCAGCCTTTTTCAAGCTGGGATCTTATGGCCTCCATAATGTAGGGGTGGGCATGCCCGAGTATTAGAGGGCCGTAGCCGAGGCAATAATCTATGAGCTCGTTACCGTCAACGTCTGTGATATGGCTTCCTTTAGCCGACCTGGTATAAAATGGAAAAGGCTTGATAGCCCTTACGGGGCTTGATACCCCGCCGGGGAAAAGTCCCTGTGCTTCTTCGAACATCGATCTTGAAAGGTCTTGCTTCATAACTGTCACCTATTGCTAAATGTTCTTTGATGTCAATAAACTGGCATATTAATGCGAAAGATACTCTGCCGGATTAACAAACTTTATGCTTCCGGCATTATAGCATCTTCGCAAGGTCTTTCGCAAAGTATGTGATTATCATGTCCGCACCGGCGCGCTTCATGGAAAGCAGGGTCTCGCGGACGACTTTGTTCTCGTCGAGCCACCCGTTCGATGCGGCAGCTTTTATCATTGCGTACTCGCCGCTTACGTTATATGCCGCTACAGGCACCCTGAACTCTGACTTGACGCGGTAGATGATGTCGAGGTAAGACAGCGCGGGCTTTACCATAATTATGTCAGCCCCCTCCTCGATGTCCATCCTTACCTCCCGCATAGCCTCGTCGGAATTCGCGGCATCCATCTGGTATGTCTGCCTGTCGAACATGGAAAATCCCGAGTCGGCCGCGTCCCTGAACGGTCCGTACATGGAGGAAGCGTACTTTGCGGCATATGACATGAGGATAGTATCCTTATACCCGAAAAAGTCGAGCTCGCTCCGGATCGCGTTGACCATCCCGTCCATCATGCCCGAAGGAGCGACTATGTCGGCGCCGGCCTTTGCGTGGTTGACCGCGACGCGGGCGATCAGGTCCAGCGTCTCGTCGTTATTGACCGTCTCTTTTTCCATGTCAAGAGGACCGCAATGGCCATGTGTAGTATATTCGCAGAGGCATACGTCGGTAATTACTAAAAGGTCCCGGTTCTTTTTCTTTATCGCCTTTACCGCTGTCTCGATCACATTTCCCGGAGCGCAGGCCTCGCTCCCGGTATCGTCCTTACGTGACGGTATGCCGAATAATATGACGGCGGGGATCCCCATGCTTTCTATTATGTCCGCCTCTTCTCCGACGTCCTTGAGCGGGATTCGCTCGACGCCGGGCATCGACTTTACGGGAACTCTTGTCTCGATGGTCTCATCGATAAAGATCGGACAGATCAGGTCCTTTATGTCAAGGGAGAATTCTTTTACCATCTCCCGGATGACCTTATTCTGTCTTAACCGCCTTGGCCTTGTTATAGGATAGTTCATTTATTTCCTCCGTGTCGATATCAAATAGCGTCATAGCAGCCTTTATCCGGTCCTCGTCCCCTTTCTCGGCCGCCAGCCTCAG
Protein-coding regions in this window:
- the hemC gene encoding hydroxymethylbilane synthase; this encodes MRVGTRGSKLAMAQAEKVCRLLKEAGVDAEPATIKTSGDIQVDRPLHAIKGGFGAFVREIDDHLIKGDIDLAVHSLKDVPTKRPEGLVLAAVLPRESALDVVITRDGRKLSELGEGSIVGTSSTRRSAQIKRHYPHLLTKNIRGNVDTRLRKLNEGEYDAIMLAEAGLIRLDMSIPVERLDPYTFVPSANQGVIAIVTKKDTDAFFAARKLNHMETWIETQVERIIISRLEGGCVVPMGAYACMVGDELDVICEVLSLDGSQQVRVRDTIPVEGYEEHAARIAERLSLAGGKALVDAAKKELRGVTDEQCN
- the hemL gene encoding glutamate-1-semialdehyde 2,1-aminomutase, translated to MKQDLSRSMFEEAQGLFPGGVSSPVRAIKPFPFYTRSAKGSHITDVDGNELIDYCLGYGPLILGHAHPYIMEAIRSQLEKGWLYGTPSETEIQYAKKIRMYYPSMNVMRFVNTGTEATMGAIRAARGFTGRDKIVKIEGGFHGAHDAVLVKAGSGASTIGVPDSLGVPVDIAKNTLQVPYNDVLAMEEVLSAHKDEIACVIMEPVMGNMGPILPKDGYLKAVRNITREYDTLLIFDEVITGFRINMFGAQGYYGIDPDLTTLGKIAGGGLPIGVFGGRRDIMETVAPNGGVYQAGTYNGNPMSLTAGMAMVDFLERERVHHKVNEMGKAMWQSLTDVVRSMKLDYTVSGISSMFQIFFGPQPENYTDALKCDKAKFMEFWRHMLENGVFMPPSQFETNFLSYAHTKEDLERTVFAFKKSLGAIK
- the hemB gene encoding porphobilinogen synthase; translation: MNYPITRPRRLRQNKVIREMVKEFSLDIKDLICPIFIDETIETRVPVKSMPGVERIPLKDVGEEADIIESMGIPAVILFGIPSRKDDTGSEACAPGNVIETAVKAIKKKNRDLLVITDVCLCEYTTHGHCGPLDMEKETVNNDETLDLIARVAVNHAKAGADIVAPSGMMDGMVNAIRSELDFFGYKDTILMSYAAKYASSMYGPFRDAADSGFSMFDRQTYQMDAANSDEAMREVRMDIEEGADIIMVKPALSYLDIIYRVKSEFRVPVAAYNVSGEYAMIKAAASNGWLDENKVVRETLLSMKRAGADMIITYFAKDLAKML